From a single Pelodiscus sinensis isolate JC-2024 chromosome 4, ASM4963464v1, whole genome shotgun sequence genomic region:
- the SRCAP gene encoding helicase SRCAP isoform X7, producing the protein MWSSLPRERETVEVESDEEFSAHTGDSETGSPERRLGCQGTQELDSSSQQLLDQNEAGSQHALEQDDSTSATSKAIGARGEEQGISKMQSHPPRQHHALRSEIAPDKMTGSNPVSPASSGSPASSGSISPPHLTHDSSLDSHLGFDVPRLQSKALASPGAYASDPASMWDKTHAEIAEQAKHEAEIENRISEMKKEGFWSLKRLSKVPEPVRPKVHWDYLCEEMQWLSADFAQERRWKRGVARKVVRMVIRHHEEQKQKEERAKREEQAKLRRIASSIAKEVKQFWSNVEKVVQFKQQSRLEEKRKKALDLQLDFIVGQTEKYSDLLTQSLNETFPIASKTGSSSHISSSHAGSTASSPPPPTHLTDDEDGDFQPHEESDDEETIEVEEQQEGNDSETHRREIELLKQESELPLEELLQSLPAQILENSCITAPSTSSSENEEEEEEAAGESEEEQEKEKSVIQRNKRPWKPDKEDEEFTANEEEAEDEEETIDAEEKLEGDMDHRNELDELAREGELPMEELLQKYAGAYASDFEMDESDSSSGASEPSTSEYEEESEDEDHSSQSDSTTEEESEEVEEESQEEEEEDATTEEVTTASREEDFGVEYLLKRDEDRGEGGNDAAPALGPKKEITDIAATAESLQPKGYTLATTQVKTPIPYLLRGTLREYQHIGLDWLVTMYEKKLNGILADEMGLGKTIQTISLLAHLACEKGSWGPHLIIVPTSVMLNWEMEIKRWCPSFKILTYYGAQKERKLKRQGWTKPNAFHICITSYKLVLQDHQAFRRKNWKYLILDEAQNIKNFKSQRWQSLLNFNSQRRLLLTGTPLQNSLMELWSLMHFLMPHVFQSHREFKEWFSNPLTGMIEGSQEYNESLVKRLHKVLRPFLLRRVKVDVEKQMPKKYEHVIKCRLSKRQRYLYDDFMAQATTKETLATGHFMSVINILMQLRKVCNHPNLFDPRPIHSPFITEGICFSTASLVLGALERDPFKHVDMGIFDLINLEGRVSRYEADTFLPKWKVTRKLIEEIAESPDPPPRPKPVKMKVNRMLQPVPKPENRTVVLVNSPRPITPLQRPMTPVLPEALAPMHPMGPVLPGPIQPPLLPHPMAVPVSLPLPLPPSPVPVPPAARPQGPTLVPTLSQNNAAAAVLQAPVSAPQVLPTLMPAAQLVPNAPQPPVLPAPAATAAASALKPGPVPAPAVRLAASPLNPGTMGGMMKPVTVHSTTNTLPGYSFPATSAVQQRLLLSPDMQARLPSGEVVSIAQLASLANRPLQSAPGSKPLTFQIQGNKLTLTGTQVRQVTMAQPRQLQRNVVHLVSAGGQHHIISQPTQVALIQAMTQQSGQAQGGVQAMPGPQPTTILPATASATTAAATSAAISVPIGATQVPSSVVNSSGVVKIVVRQAPRDGLVPAPALQQPPRPATATSTTTLPTLPATLMAQRAQLPVAPIPPVRLPTQPLVPVRTPTPLQALVRPMIRVVQAPVPSMEQPAPAPPSPVPAAPLPNPPATTIATVSCPSLALRPAPAAAPSPGPKEEPETLTLRSTTPTPPPPSPRAPRHRRQPPPPPRSPFYLESLEEKRKKQKEERLDRLFRLNEQHCNLAPIYGTEVLRLCTLFPPSPAGEQEEEGQEVAPKLDGWKGASYTHCYVAQVQRDPQHLEAYWQRATALAQAILTPQQRVEQLADIIERFIFAMPPVEAPAITIHTSHPPPSLLLHQAIFKETLRREISPRASGLHRIVCNMRTQFPDLRLIQYDCGKLQTLDLLLRQLKAGAHRVLIFTQMTRMLDVLEQFLNYHGHIYLRLDGSTRVEQRQALMERFNADKRIFCFILSTRSGGVGVNLTGADTVVFYDSDWNPTMDAQAQDRCHRIGQTRDVHIYRLISERTVEENILKKANQKRMLGDMAIEGGNFTTAYFKQQTIRELFDMPLDEPAKKDGEVLTMAPEDEEDPMANKQTQILEQALCKAEDPEDIRAATQAKAEQVAELAEFNENIPLDADERPSKEEEEEMSKAEQEIASLVEQLTPIERYAMNFLEASLEDISREELKQAEEQVEAARKDIDQAKDEVVFKLPDDEDEGRLSEEGYMKKSKKARVPSRACPERAGTRMSERLRGTRLSLREADGVDTELPHARLPSLRHLRGQHARLESEEPEDHLSLVAQHTRGAAIRRDLVREEMPALTRRAVAKREDPGKVPGAGERMLRPIHHRTEAPIAGERVLRASPQRPEPSATGDKLLRGTHQRAEPLAAIERVLRAIPQRADAPVPGDRVLRGTQQRTESLATMERVLRSAPPRTDVPAPGDRVPRPAFFRPEVAPAREQDLTPETPITGAKLLQLRPEVAPARESSQSTLPATEMGMAMGVPALVGHESTASTEEPASKMLPAEHVLQMKPPLFGEEVLGSVELVTREKMGSTELSSASEKVPLPAPCGLEIPATDKLVPSLETPASGEETPEEAKGFQSKAKVAQELAQHPGELHSVDVKRGEPVRHVPEELESPVPDGPVAELPLEMPTHGAAKTGIESSTAEFFSTTEDKVPGEAEPQPAWPLMGPLNQPVEAANSLPRLKMPPPSKEQNGLERPSPFSNSLSKAQPQDLAQDSTEPAELISGGSGTLKEMPKRGLGDQEGKPQHPDGVSAASLELGEMQSGTTSSSDSPSPAKTPRRRTSADVEIRQNHQGQDGPAAKVLRKLPGRLVTVVEEKELIRRRRNRVHKTDATGSTVVSPSSSSAHSISEMELSPSGKELPLLRDLPARRRIELESRAAKERGDEGSGLELPPSLPPPPLKRKRGRPPKNKSPEQPSQGEVQLPPGTHVPRISKPEIKTPEPSSPKTKTLEQPCKGETWPLPSTPKPRGQKLEPKAPEPASPRNKTESSENDSPLEKRRRGRPPKTHWVPAAPSTESPPKRKRGRPPKNPASPRVETPAPRPGSTSDRDTSTEKEPPPPGHKRRRRRKEEPGPAPSESSSDGEEARPLTRLARLRQEEKLESGSECSALLPSQNAAPKPEPDGTSSGESSMSEQTPARSTRQRPGSLMPPLEQEHQRRKRGCLSEGGKSSGAAGSSEEEGGGESESSAELSGEEGERQPKRQRRHAARAPSGRRRQCPQGSSADRILRSAAATPAGNTRSAAGAPTPSATAAPAAMVTSSLSIRGRKPKT; encoded by the exons GTGATTCAGAGACAGGCAGCCCCGAGCgcaggctgggctgccaggggacCCAGGAGCTGGACAGCTCGTCCCAGCAGTTGCTTGACCAGAATGAGGCCGGTTCTCAGCATGCACTGGAGCAGGACGACAGCACTTCGGCCACGAGCAAAGCTATCGGGGCGCGAGGCGAAGAGCAAGGGATCagtaaaatgcagagccaccCTCCCCGACAGCACCATGCACTGCGCAGTGAG ATTGCACCAGACAAAATGACGGGGAGCAATCCTGTGTCACCGGCCTCTTCGGGGTCACCTGCCTCCAGCGGCAGCATCTCGCCGCCACATCTCACTCACGATTCCTCCCTGGACAGTCACCTGGGCTTTGATGTgcccaggctgcagagcaaagCTCTGGCGTCCCCGGGGGCTTATGCCTCGGACCCAGCCAGCATGTGGGACAAGACGCACGCTGAGATCGCTGAGCAGGCCAAGCAT GAGGCAGAGATTGAGAACCGCATCTCAGAGATGAAAAAGGAGGGTTTCTGGTCCTTAAAGAGGCTCTCCAAGGTGCCAGAGCCAGTTCGCCCCAAGGTGCACTGGGATTACCTCTGTGAGGAGATGCAGTGGCTTTCAGCAGACTTCGCCCAGGAGCGCCGTTGGAAGAGGGGTGTGGCCAGGAAG GTTGTACGGATGGTGATCCGGCACCATGAAGAGCAGAAGCAGAAGGAGGAGCGAGCTAAGCGGGAAGAGCAGGCCAAGCTGAGGCGCATCGCCTCCTCCATCGCCAAAGAGGTCAAGCAGTTCTGGAGCAATGTGGAGAAG GTGGTGCAGTTCAAGCAGCAGTCTCGcctggaggaaaagagaaagaaggcCTTGGACCTGCAGCTAGACTTCATTGTGGGCCAAACAGAGAAGTACTCAGATTTGCTGACTCAGAGCCTCAACGAGACTTTTCCCATTGCCAGCAAGACTGGCTCCTCCTCCCACATCAGTTCCTCCCACGCTGGCTCCACCGcgtccagccccccgccacccACACACCTCACCGATGATGAAG ATGGGGACTTCCAGCCCCATGAGGAGTCAGACGATGAGGAGACGATTGAGGTGGAGGAACAGCAGGAAGGGAACGACTCGGAGACGCATCGGCGTGAGATAGAGCTGCTGAAGCAGGAGAGTGAGCTGCCCCTAGAGGAGCtgctgcagtccctgcctgcccAGATCCTGGAGAATTCCTGCATCACTGCCCCCTCTACCTCCAGCTCCGaaaatgaggaggaggaagaggaggcagcgggggagagTGAGGAGGAG CAGGAGAAAGAAAAGTCTGTCATACAGAGGAACAAAAGGCCGTGGAAGCCTGACAAGGAGGACGAGGAGTTCACAGCCAATGAGGAGGAAG CTGAGGATGAAGAGGAGACAATTGATGCTGAAGAGAAGCTGGAAGGGGACATGGATCACAGGAACGAACTGGATGAGTTGGCCCGGGAAG GGGAACTACCCATGGAGGAGCTGCTGCAGAAATATGCTGGCGCCTACGCCTCGGACTTTGAGATGGATGAGTCGGACAGCTCCTCGGGTGCCTCGGAGCCCAGCACCTCGGAGTATGAGGAAGAGTCTGAGGATGAGGACCACAGCAGCCAGTCAG ACTCCACCACAGAGGAGGAGAGCGAGGAGGtagaggaggagagccaggaagaggaggaggaggatgccaccACTGAGGAAGTGACGACAGCAAGCCGGGAGGAAGACTTTGGTGTGGAGTATCTGCTGAAAAGGGACGAGGATCGGGGAGAGGGGGGCAACgacgcagcccctgccctgggaccCAAGAAGGAGATCACGGACATTGCAGCCACTGCCGAGAGCCTTCAGCCCAAGGGCTACACCCTGGCCACCACCCAG GTGAAGACGCCTATCCCTTACCTGCTGCGGGGGACCCTACGGGAGTATCAACACATCGGCCTGGACTGGCTGGTCACCATGTACGAAAAGAAGCTCAACGGGATCCTGGCGGACGAGATGGGGCTGGGCAAGACCATCCAGACCATCTCCCTGCTGGCTCATCTGGCCTGCGAGAAGG GTAGCTGGGGGCCCCACCTGATCATCGTGCCCACCAGCGTGATGCTGAACTGGGAGATGGAGATCAAGCGCTGGTGCCCCAGTTTCAAGATCCTCACCTACTATGGGGCGCAGAAGGAGCGCAAGCTCAAGCGGCAG ggctggaccAAGCCCAACGCCTTCCACATCTGCATCACCTCGTACAAGCTAGTGCTGCAGGACCACCAGGCATTCCGGCGCAAGAACTGGAAGTACCTGATTCTGGATGAGGCCCAGAACATCAAGAACTTCAAATCCCAGCGCTGGCAGTCGCTGCTCAACTTCAACAG TCAGAGGCGGCTGCTGCTGACGGGCACCCCCCTGCAGAACAGCCTGATGGAGCTCTGGTCCCTCATGCACTTCCTGATGCCCCACGTCTTCCAGTCACATCGCGAGTTCAAGGAGTGGTTCTCCAACCCACTGACAGGCATGATAGAGGGCAGCCAGGAGTACAATGAGAGCCTGGTCAAGCGGCTGCACAAG GTGCTGCGGCCCTTCCTCCTGCGGAGGGTGAAGGTGGACGTGGAGAAGCAAATGCCAAAGAAATACGAGCACGTTATCAAGTGCCGGCTGTCCAAGCGCCAGCGTTATCTCTACGATGACTTCATGGCCCAGGCCAC CACCAAGGAGACTCTGGCCACGGGGCATTTCATGAGTGTCATTAACATCCTGATGCAGCTGCGGAAGGTGTGCAACCACCCCAACCTCTTCGACCCCCGTCCCATCCACTCGCCTTTCATCACCGAGGGCATCTGTTTCAGCACCGCCTCCCTCGTTCTGGGCGCCCTCGAAAGGGACCCCTTTAAG CATGTGGACATGGGAATTTTCGACCTCATCAACCTGGAGGGGCGTGTGTCCCGCTATGAGGCCGACACCTTCCTGCCGAAGTGGAAGGTGACAAGGAAGCTAATTGAGGAAATCGCAGAGTCCCCAGACCCTCCGCCCAGGCCCAAGCCTGTCAAGATGAAAGTAAACAG gatGCTGCAGCCGGTGCCAAAGCCAGAGAACCGGACCGTGGTGCTGGTGAACAGCCCTCGCCCCATAACCCCCTTGCAGAGACCTATGACTCCTGTGCTGCCAGAGGCTCTGGCTCCCATGCACCCAATGGGCCCCGTTCTCCCAGGGCCCATTCAGCCGCCCTTACTCCCTCACCCTATGGCCGTACCTGTCTCGCTGCCCTTGCCCCTCCCGCCGTCCCCAGTGCCGGTGCCTCCCGCTGCCAGGCCACAGGGCCCAACACTAGTGCCTACGCTGAGCCAGAACAACGCTGCTGCTGCCGTGCTCCAGGCCCCGGTGTCTGCACCGCAGG TCCTGCCTACACTGATGCCTGCGGCCCAGCTGGTCCCAaatgccccccagcctcccgtgCTGCCGgcccctgctgccactgctgctgcctccgcCCTCAAGCCTGGGCCAGTGCCAGCCCCCGCTGTACGGCTAGCCGCCAGCCCCCTGAACCCTGGCACCATGGGGGGCATGATGAAGCCAGTGACAGTCCATTCCACCACCAACACCCTGCCTGGCTACAGCTTCCCAGCCACCAGTGCTGTGCAGCAGAGACTGCTGCTCTCCCCAGACATGCAGGCCCGGCTGCCCT CGGGCGAGGTAGTGAGTATCGCACAGCTGGCCTCTCTGGCCAACCGGCCGCTGCAGAGCGCCCCAGGCAGCAAGCCCCTCACCTTCCAGATCCAAGGCAACAAGCTGACCCTGACGGGCACCCAGGTGCGGCAGGTCACCATGGCCCAGCCCCGACAGCTGCAAA GGAATGTAGTTCACCTGGTCTCGGCCGGGGGACAACACCACATCATCAGCCAGCCTACCCAGGTGGCGCTCATCCAGGCCATGACGCAGCAGAGTGGGCAGGCGCAGGGCGGGGTGCAGGCCATGCCAGGCCCCCAGCCCACCACCATCCTGCCCGCCACAGCCTCTGCCACTACGGCAGCCGCCACGTCAGCAGCCATCAGTGTCCCCATAGGTGCCACACAAG TGCCCTCCTCGGTGGTGAACAGCTCTGGGGTGGTAAAGATTGTGGTACGGCAAGCCCCACGGGATGGCCtggtgcctgccccagccctccagcagccTCCCCGCCCAGCTACAGCCACCTCGACCACCACCCTGCCTACCCTACCAGCTACCCTGATGGCACAGCGAGCCCAGCTCCCTGTGGCACCCATCCCGCCCGTGCGGCTGCCCACTCAACCGCTGGTTCCTGTGCGGACAcccaccccactccaggcccTAGTGCGGCCCATGATACGGGTAGTGCAGGCACCAGTGCCCAGCATGGAGCAGCCAG CACCAGCGCCACCTTCTCCTGTCCCGGcggcccctctccccaaccctcctgcCACCACCATCGCCACTGTCAGCTGCCCCTCGCTGGCTCTCCGGCCCGCGCCTGCAGCTgcgcccagcccagggcccaagGAGGAACCTGAGACACTAACGCTACGCTCCAccacacccaccccaccacccCCATCGCCACGGGCCCCACGGCACAgacggcagccccctcccccgccccggtcACCCTTCTATCTG GAATCACTTGAAGAGAAGCGGAAGAAGCAGAAAGAGGAGCGCCTGGACCGGCTCTTCCGCCTCAACGAGCAGCACTGCAACCTGGCGCCCATCTACGGCACTGAGGTGCTGCGCCTctgcaccctcttccctcccagccctgctggggagcaggaggaggaggggcaggaagtggCCCCCAAGTTGGATGGCTGGAAGGGGGCCAGCTACACCCACTGCTACGTGGCGCAGGTGCAGCGGGACCCCCAGCACCTAGAGGCGTACTGGCAGCGGGCCACAGCCCTTGCCCAGGCCATCCTGACACCCCAGCAGAGGGTTGAGCAGTTGGCAGACATCATCGAGAG GTTCATCTTTGCTATGCCTCCCGTGGAGGCACCTGCCATCACCATTCACACCTCTCACCCACCCCCGTCACTCCTGCTCCACCAGGCCATCTTCAAGGAGACGCTGCGGCGGGAGATCTCACCCCGCGCCAGTGGCCTGCATCGCATCGTCTGCAACATGCGCACCCAGTTCCCTGACCTCCGCCTCATCCAGTACGACTGTG GAAAGCTCCAGACCCTGGACCTGTTGCTGCGACAGCTGAAGGCCGGTGCACACCGTGTCCTCATCTTCACCCAGATGACCCGTATGCTGGACGTGCTGGAGCAGTTCCTCAACTACCATGGGCACATCTACCTGCGCCTGGATGGTAGCACCCGTGTGGAACAGAGACAG gcGCTGATGGAGCGTTTCAACGCCGACAAGCGCATCTTCTGCTTCATCCTATCAACACGCAGTGGAGGTGTGGGGGTGAACCTGACGGGTGCTGACACGGTGGTGTTCTACGACAGCGACTGGAACCCCACCATGGATGCGCAGGCCCAGGACCGCTGCCACCGCATCGGCCAGACCCGTGACGTTCACATCTACAG GCTGATCAGCGAGCGGACAGTAGAGGAGAACATCCTGAAAAAGGCCAATCAGAAGAGGATGCTGGGAGACATGGCCATTGAGGGAGGAAACTTCACCACAGCTTACTTCAAACAG CAAACCATCCGGGAGCTCTTTGACATGCCCTTGGATGAGCCGGCCAAGAAGGATGGGGAGGTCCTCACCATGGCACCAGAGGATGAGGAGGATCCCATGGCTAACAAGCAGACCCAGATCCTGGAGCAG GCGCTGTGCAAGGCCGAGGACCCTGAAGACATCCGGGCGGCTACGCAGGCCAAGGCTGAGCAGGTGGCGGAGCTGGCCGAGTTCAACGAGAACATTCCCTTAGATGCCGATGAGCGGCCCagcaaggaggaagaggaggagatgtCTAAGGCTGAGCAGGAGATTGCCTCACTCGTGGAGCAG CTCACCCCCATCGAACGCTATGCCATGAACTTCCTGGAGGCCTCCTTGGAGGACATCAGCCGAGAAGAGCTGAAGCAGGCAGAG GAGCAGGTGGAGGCCGCCCGGAAGGACATAGACCAGGCCAAGGATGAGGTGGTGTTCAAGCTGCCTGACGACGAGGATGAGGGTAGGCTCAGTGAAGAAGGCTACATGAAGAAGAGCAAGAAGGCCAGGGTGCCCAGCCGTGCATGCCCAGAACGGGCTGGCACGCGCATGAGTGAGCGACTGCGGGGCACTCGCCTCTCCCTGCGCGAGGCAGATGGAGTGGACACCGAGTTGCCCCACGCCCGGCTCCCAAGCCTGCGCCACCTGCGGGGCCAGCATGCCAGGCTGGAGTCTGAGGAGCCAGAAGATCACCTGTCCCTGGTGGCCCAGCACACACGTGGCGCCGCCATCCGCAGGGACCTGGTGCGGGAGGAGATGCCGGCTCTAACCCGCAGGGCTGTGGCCAAGAGGGAGGACCCAGGGAAGGTTCCAGGAGCTGGTGAAAGGATGCTGCGGCCCATTCATCACAGAACAGAGGCTCCCATTGCTGGGGAGAGGGTACTTCGGGCCTCCCCACAGAGACCTGAACCCTCTGCCACCGGGGACAAGTTGTTGCGAGGCACCCATCAGAGAGCTGAGCCCCTGGCCGCTATAGAGCGGGTGCTCCGAGCCATCCCTCAGAGAGCAGATGCCCCAGTacctggggacagggtgctacgAGGCACCCAGCAGAGAACAGAGTCTCTGGCTACCATGGAGCGGGTGCTGCGGAGTGCGCCCCCAAGAACAGATGTTCCAGCTCCAGGGGACAGAGTGCCCCGGCCAGCCTTCTTCAGGCCAGAGGTGGCACCTGCTAGAGAGCAGGACCTGACTCCCGAGACACCGATCACTGGGGCGAAACTTCTCCAGCTGAGACCGGAGGTAGCACCTGCCAGAGAGTCCTCCCAGTCAACACTTCCAGCTACTGAGATGGGGATGGCCATGGGAGTGCCAGCCCTGGTAGGGCATGAGAGCACAGCATCCACAGAGGAGCCGGCCTCGAAAATGCTCCCCGCTGAACATGTGCTGCAGATGAAGCCACCACTCTTTGGGGAAGAGGTGCTGGGTTCAGTGGAGCTTGTGACTAGAGAGAAgatggggagcacagagctgtcTTCTGCCTCAGAGAAagttcctctcccagccccctgtggACTGGAGATCCCAGCCACTGACAAGCTGGTGCCAAGCCTGGAGACGCCAGCTTCTGGGGAGGAGACACCTGAAGAAGCCAAGGGAttccagagcaaagccaaggtGGCCCAAGAGCTGGCCCAACACCCAGGGGAGCTGCATAGTGTGGATGTGAAGAGGGGGGAGCCAGTCAGGCATGTCCCAGAGGAGCTGGAGAGCCCAGTGCCTGATGGGCCTGTAGCAGAGCTCCCCCTGGAGATGCCCACCCATGGTGCTGCTAAGACAGGGATCGAATCGTCCACTGCTGAGTTTTTCTCCACCACAGAGGACAAAGTCCCAGGAGaggcagagccccagccagcctggcctCTCATGGGCCCCCTGAACCAGCCTGTGGAGGCTGCCAACTCCCTGCCTCGACTGAAAATGCCTCCCCCCAGCAAAGAGCAGAATGGGCTAGAGAGGCCTTCCCCTTTCTCAAATAGCCTAAGCAAGGCCCAGCCCCAAGACCTGGCCCAGGACTCCACAGAGCCAGCAGAACTAATCAGTGGTGGCAGCGGCACCCTGAAGGAGATGCCCAAGAGGGGTCTGGGGGACcaggaaggcaagccccagcacCCAGATGGAGTGAGTGCAGCCTCTCTGGAGCTGGGGGAAATGCAGTCAGGGACAACCTCCTCTTCGGACAGCCCGTCGCCAGCAAAAACACCACGCCGGCGCACCAGTGCTGATGTGGAGATCCGGCAGAATCACCAGGGCCAGGATGGCCCAGCTGCCAAGGTCTTGCGCAAGCTGCCAGGCCGCCTGGTCACTGTAGTGGAGGAGAAAGAGCTGATCCGGCGCCGGCGCAACCGCGTCCACAAGACAGATGCCACTGGTAGCACTGTGGTGAGTCCCAGCAGCAGTTCCGCTCACAGCATCTCAGAAATGGAACTAtccccctctggcaaggagctgcCGCTGCTCCGTGACCTGCCCGCACGCCGTAGGATTGAGCTGGAGAGTCGGGCTGCCAAGGAGAGGGGAGATGAGGGCTCTGGTCTGGaactgccccccagcctgcccccgcctcccctcaAGCGTAAACGGGGTCGACCCCCCAAGAACAAGTCTCCAGAGCAGCCAAGCCAGGGCGAAGTACAGCTACCACCTGGCACCCACGTGCCCCGCATTAGTAAGCCAGAGATCAAGACTCCGGAGCCATCCTCACCCAAGACAAAAACCCTGGAGCAGCCATGCAAGGGGGAGACATGGCCACTGCCTAGCACCCCAAAACCACGTGGCCAGAAGCTGGAACCTAAGGCCCCCGAGCCAGCCTCTCCAAGGAACAAGACAGAGAGCAGTGAGAATGATTCCCCCTTGGAGAAGCGCCGGCGGGGCCGGCCCCCGAAGACACATTGGGTCCCTGCCGCTCCTAGCACTGAATCACCCCCAAAGCGCAAGCGGGGCCGGCCCCCCAAGAACCCAGCTTCCCCCCGTGTTGAGACACCAGCCCCTCGTCCTGGCTCAACCTCAGACCGCGACACATCCACTGAGAAGGAGCCGCCCCCACCTGGCCACAAGAGAAGGcggaggaggaaggaagagccCGGTCCGGCCCCCAGTGAGAGCTCGTCAGATGGTGAAGAAGCCCGGCCCCTCACCCGGCTGGCCCGGCTCCGGCAGGAAGAGAAGCTGGAATCAGGCAGTGAGTGCTCGGCCCTGCTTCCATCCCAGAATGCAGCCCCTAAGCCAGAGCCAGACGGCACCTCCTCAGGGGAGAGCAGCATGTCAGAACAGACCCCAGCTCGCTCCACCCGACAGCGGCCAGGCAGCTTGATGCCACCACTGGAGCAGGAGCATCAAAGGCGCAAGCGGGGGTGCCTGTCAGAGGGTGGCAAGTCATCCGGGGCTGCTGGCTCttcagaggaggagggaggtggtgaGTCGGAATCATCGGCAGAGttgagcggggaggagggcgaaCGGCAGCCCAAGCGCCAACGCCGCCACGCAGCCCGAGCCCCTAGCGGCAGGAGACGGCAGTGCCCCCAGGGCAGCTCGGCTGACCGAATCCTGCGaagtgctgctgccactccagccgGCAATACTCGCTCAGCTGCTGGCGCCCCCACGCCCTCGgccactgctgctcctgctgccatggtTACCTCCTCGCTAAGTATCAGAGGCCGAAAGCCCAAAACGTGA